A part of Rattus norvegicus strain BN/NHsdMcwi chromosome 4, GRCr8, whole genome shotgun sequence genomic DNA contains:
- the Tmem72 gene encoding transmembrane protein 72 isoform X1 has protein sequence MFQFTYVCPLRVTQGNPLPMLIPPHPEVEPQKLLRFTGVTISVCEGTYFVAQLLAICFKCQPGSLAHRAKEKAHWLGCFQKFLAYMLLSVACFLHPVLVWHVTIPGSMLIITGLAYFLLSKRKKKKAAPEVMPPTEQYRDPSSSIVSTTGSGDTEQTYTFHEAFKEGPSSFLIHMKSILKGTKKPRVLQAQDTLMELALEPADSLAKKKQVHFEDNVVRIIPSLTEGLGDSDSGPEETSSDTTPIIPPSQTPLFLPSLMATDLF, from the exons AGGGTAACCCACTTCCTATGCTAATTCCTCCCCATCCAGAGGTGGAGCCACAGAAACTTCTAAG GTTTACAGGAGTCACCATCTCTGTGTGTGAAGGGACCTACTTTGTGGCTCAACTGTTGGCCATCTGCTTCAA GTGTCAGCCGGGGTCTCTGGCACACAGAGCAAAGGAGAAGGCCCACTGGCTGGGCTGCTTCCAGAAGTTCCTCGCCTACATGCTGCTGTCAGTGGCCTGTTTCCTCCACCCTGTTCTGGTCTGGCATGTGACCATACCAG GCTCCATGCTAATCATCACTGGCCTGGCCTACTTCCTGCTGAGCAAACGGAAGAAAAAAAAGGCTGCCCCAGAGGTGATGCCCCCCACGGAGCAGTACAGGGACCCTTCCAGCAGCATTGTGAGTACCACAGGCTCTGGGGACACTGAGCAAACCTATACTTTCCATGAGGCCTTCAAGGAGGGGCCCAGCTCATTCCTCATCCACATGAAGAGCATCCTGAAGGGGACCAAGAAGCCACGTGTCCTGCAGGCCCAAGATACCCTAATGGAACTGGCTCTAGAGCCAGCTGACTCCTTGGCCAAGAAAAAGCAGGTACACTTTGAAGACAATGTGGTCAGAATCATCCCATCGCTCACTGAAGGTCTAGGTGATAGTGACAGTGGGCCAGAGGAAACCAGTTCTGACACAACCCCCAtcatccctccctcccagaccccactctttctgccttctctcatGGCCACTGACCTGTTCTGA